A region from the Candidatus Cloacimonadaceae bacterium genome encodes:
- a CDS encoding NADH:ubiquinone reductase (Na(+)-transporting) subunit D: protein MNKKDIFIISAFRENSVWKQILGICSALAVTNLMLNSLIMGLGVIFSLALSNFTISLIRNHTPRSVRMMVQTLIIASYVIIVDIFLKANLPEISKQLGPYVGLIITNCILMGRAEAFASQNKPLDAFVDGIGAGVGYTLVLLAIAFVRELFGFGSLFGYRVVWAGWTNWSIMVMAPSAFFLLAMLIWIINSKYYKAG from the coding sequence GTGAATAAGAAAGACATCTTTATCATCAGCGCCTTCCGCGAAAACTCCGTCTGGAAACAGATACTTGGCATCTGTTCCGCTCTGGCGGTCACCAATCTGATGCTCAACAGCTTGATCATGGGCTTGGGCGTCATCTTCTCTCTGGCTTTGTCCAATTTCACCATTTCTCTGATCCGCAACCACACTCCGCGCAGCGTACGCATGATGGTTCAGACCCTGATCATCGCTTCCTACGTGATTATCGTGGATATATTTCTCAAGGCAAACCTGCCCGAGATCAGCAAACAGCTCGGACCGTATGTCGGGTTGATCATCACCAATTGCATTTTGATGGGACGGGCGGAAGCCTTCGCATCTCAGAACAAACCGCTGGACGCCTTTGTGGATGGAATCGGAGCTGGAGTGGGCTATACCCTTGTGCTGCTTGCGATTGCTTTTGTGCGCGAACTCTTCGGCTTCGGCTCCCTCTTTGGTTATCGCGTTGTCTGGGCAGGCTGGACAAATTGGTCGATCATGGTCATGGCACCCAGCGCCTTCTTTCTGTTGGCGATGTTGATCTGGATCATCAACAGCAAATATTACAAGGCGGGATAA
- a CDS encoding FMN-binding protein, producing MSADRIPFKDTMLYPIVFMLIISFIFVGVLAAMYRSSEGKIKRYQTEQYQKLVLKLLSGSISSSTGISEAKLMADFPASFNKYITEKKDKGIGRRIFLASVNDSILAYCTDIGGKGLWGSMRALVSTNTSFDTILDFAIYAQMETPGLGARIGEEWFLKQFRGRPVIKSGKVLSLELIPEKQPSSNPLQINQVTGATITSVSVLKMLREELSYVYQKKQAQSE from the coding sequence ATGAGTGCGGATCGAATTCCCTTCAAGGACACGATGCTCTATCCGATCGTCTTCATGCTCATCATCAGTTTCATTTTCGTGGGTGTCCTCGCCGCGATGTATCGCAGCAGCGAAGGCAAGATCAAACGATATCAAACCGAACAGTATCAAAAGCTCGTTCTCAAGCTTCTTTCGGGGAGCATTTCTTCCTCGACCGGGATCTCGGAAGCAAAACTGATGGCGGATTTTCCCGCGTCTTTCAATAAATACATCACAGAGAAAAAGGACAAGGGAATCGGACGCCGAATCTTCTTAGCCAGCGTCAACGACAGTATCCTGGCATATTGCACAGACATCGGCGGCAAGGGACTTTGGGGCTCGATGCGGGCTCTGGTCTCCACAAACACAAGTTTCGACACGATCCTGGATTTTGCCATCTACGCACAGATGGAAACCCCCGGTCTGGGAGCGCGCATCGGAGAGGAATGGTTTCTCAAACAATTCCGCGGACGCCCCGTAATCAAAAGCGGCAAAGTGCTCTCCCTTGAGCTCATCCCGGAAAAGCAACCAAGCTCCAATCCCTTGCAGATCAATCAGGTGACCGGCGCTACCATCACCAGCGTCAGCGTCCTCAAGATGCTGCGCGAAGAACTGTCATACGTGTATCAGAAAAAGCAGGCTCAAAGTGAATAA
- a CDS encoding RnfABCDGE type electron transport complex subunit D, translating into MFKRVLKQQIMNRVLYALVPGLLFAVYLFGWRVLAVVAVANIAAYITEYLFIYKKKGGKVSMAVFVTATLYAMTLPPMIPLWISALGAVVAIAFGKMVFGGFGTNIFNPAILGRTFVYVSFPQQMTVEWLKPYLLKDFPGGLIRWVSGGGELMTGATILGQFRLNVGITQSFRDAFLGFVPGSIGETSALLIIGAAIYLIFSKTAKWQPMISTAISMLIFGYIFYPDVNPFFFLVSGGAMFGIVYMTTDPVSQAKGKIAIWVYGILIGFLTIYIRRYSLFAEGFMFALLLVNAFMPIIEYGIDTWTKKGAKA; encoded by the coding sequence ATGTTTAAACGCGTCCTCAAACAGCAGATCATGAATCGGGTGCTCTATGCCCTTGTCCCCGGATTGCTATTTGCCGTTTATCTTTTCGGGTGGAGGGTTCTGGCGGTGGTCGCGGTAGCCAACATCGCCGCCTATATCACGGAATATCTCTTCATCTACAAAAAGAAGGGAGGCAAGGTGTCCATGGCGGTATTCGTGACCGCCACGCTCTACGCGATGACCCTTCCGCCAATGATACCACTCTGGATATCCGCACTGGGCGCTGTCGTCGCCATCGCCTTTGGAAAGATGGTTTTCGGAGGTTTCGGCACAAATATATTCAATCCCGCCATTCTGGGCAGAACCTTCGTCTATGTCTCCTTTCCGCAACAGATGACGGTGGAATGGCTCAAGCCCTATCTCTTGAAGGATTTCCCCGGCGGTCTGATCCGTTGGGTGTCCGGCGGAGGTGAATTGATGACCGGTGCCACGATCCTTGGACAATTCAGATTGAATGTCGGGATCACCCAAAGTTTTCGCGATGCATTTTTGGGCTTCGTTCCCGGTTCGATTGGAGAGACCTCTGCGCTTTTGATCATCGGCGCCGCGATCTATCTGATCTTCAGCAAAACGGCAAAGTGGCAACCCATGATTTCCACAGCGATTTCCATGCTCATCTTTGGCTATATTTTCTATCCGGATGTGAATCCTTTCTTTTTTTTGGTCAGTGGGGGAGCGATGTTTGGCATCGTCTATATGACCACCGATCCCGTCTCACAGGCAAAAGGCAAGATCGCCATCTGGGTCTATGGTATTCTGATTGGCTTCCTCACGATCTATATCAGGCGCTATTCCCTTTTTGCGGAAGGATTTATGTTTGCCTTGCTGCTCGTCAACGCCTTCATGCCGATCATCGAATACGGCATCGACACCTGGACAAAGAAAGGAGCGAAAGCATGA
- a CDS encoding PASTA domain-containing protein, translated as MKKKKKLNSRKAGYIIGIGFGIVLLTAFFTSQVVFPIMFGKPKNVAVPEVVGMKISQAKRLLREIGLHVVVRDSVWSESDPIETVLEQFPEPGAKLKAEGTVYLVICKGSQIVPVPTVIGRHFEEAFATLRNSGLRALVSDSLYSDSYPRNMVVRSSPPGGTRVEKSSTVKLYLSRGAEPLPDSLR; from the coding sequence ATGAAGAAGAAAAAGAAACTTAACAGCAGAAAAGCCGGATACATCATTGGCATCGGGTTTGGGATCGTTCTGCTCACCGCATTTTTCACCAGCCAAGTCGTATTTCCAATCATGTTTGGCAAGCCCAAAAATGTGGCGGTCCCGGAGGTCGTCGGCATGAAAATATCACAGGCAAAGCGGCTTTTGCGGGAGATCGGATTGCACGTCGTAGTGAGGGATTCAGTGTGGTCTGAGAGCGATCCAATCGAGACCGTCTTGGAGCAATTTCCCGAACCGGGGGCTAAGCTGAAAGCAGAGGGAACCGTCTATCTCGTCATCTGCAAAGGATCGCAAATCGTACCCGTTCCCACAGTGATCGGCAGACATTTTGAGGAAGCATTCGCTACCTTGCGCAATAGCGGTCTCAGAGCTCTGGTCTCGGATTCGCTCTATTCAGACAGTTATCCCCGCAACATGGTGGTGCGCAGTTCACCGCCCGGTGGAACGAGAGTGGAAAAGAGTTCCACCGTCAAGCTATACCTGAGCCGTGGTGCGGAGCCACTTCCAGATTCCCTGCGTTAA